The sequence TTTAAAAATTTAAAAAGCGAGAAAAAATGAACGAAATTTTAAAAAATATAAAAACCCCAGCCTACGTATGTGAAGAGGCAAAAGTACGTAAAAATTTAGAGCTTTTAAAATACGTCAAAGAGCAAAGCGGAGCTAAAATTTTAGTAGCACTTAAGGGCTTTGCATTTAGCGGAGTGATGGATATGGTGGGCTCTTATCTTGACGGTGCGACTTGCAGTGGGCTTCATGAGGCAAAATTTGCAAACGAATACGTAAAAGGCGAGATTCATACTTATAGTCCAGCCTTTAAAGATGAGGATTTTGATGAAATTTTAAAAATTTCAAAGCACATTACTTTTAACTCTTTTGCTCAGTGGCAAAAATTCAAGGGTATTGCCCTGCAAAATGGCATCATCTGCGGACTGCGGGTAAATCCAGAGGTCTCGCTAGCACCGACTGATAGCTACAACCCATGCGGTAAATTTAGTAGACTTGGCATCACGAGAGCAAATTTTAAGCCTGAGCTTCTTGATGGCATCACTGGGCTACATTTTCACGCGCTTTGCGAGGAGAGTGCGAGTAGCTTGCAGACTGTGTTAGAGGCATTTGAAAAGAAATTTGGCGAGTTTATCCCAAAGATGAAATGGATAAATATGGGCGGCGGCCACCACATCACGAGGGCCGATTATGACGTGGAGCTACTTATAAAGATAGTTAGGCGCTTTCGCGAGAAGTACGGCGTAGAGGTCTATCTGGAGCCTGGTGAGGCGGTTGGCTGGCAAACTGGCTTTTTGATAAGCAGCGTGCTTGACATCGTGCATAACGAAAAAGATATCGCCATCCTTGACACTTCGGCCGAGGCTCATATGCCTGATACTGTGCTCATGCCTTACCGTCCAGCCGTTAGAGGTGAGAGTAAAAATGGCAAATTTGCTTATAGATTTGGCGGTAATACCTGCCTAGCAGGTGATATAGTAGGGCTTGAAGCGGGCGATGCAGAGTATAAATTTGATAGTGAGCTACAAATTGGCGACCGAGTCATCTTTGAAGATCAAATCCACTACACCATAGTGAAAAATACGACGTTTAATGGTATAAAACTACCTGATTTAGTGCTTTTAAAAGAAAATGGCGAAGTTAAAATGATCCGCGAATTCGGATATGAAGAGTATAAACGCAGAAATTAATCACTGGTGTTTTGGCCAGCTTTTGGCTGCTAAATACTGAGAATGTTTTACACGGATTAGTATCCATAAATTTTGGCAAATTTATCTATATTTTCACTCTTTTGCCAGTTGTATTTGGTTTTATTTGCGATATTTTGAGCTAATTCTTTACCGAAATGATCACTGATAAAGCCAAGAGTCATATCCATACCAGTGGCCACGCCTGAAGCCGTGTAAAATTTATCATCTTTTACCTAGTTGGCGTGTAATTGTCACTACAGCCTTGCCGCAACTTTTTACCCGCTCAAATGATCTTTTATTTGAGGTAGCCTTTAAGCCGTCAAGCACTCCAGTGCGAGCTAGCAAGGCTGAGCCAGTGCAGACACTAAGGCAAAAATTTGAAGCCAGAATATACTTTTTAAGATACGATATAAACTCGTTGCCATTAGATCAAGCGCCTCATAATCATTAAAAAGATAAAAGAGGTTCATTTCTCTGCCTTTTGGATAGAAATTTTTAAAATTATTGGTGTTCTCGTTTAAATTTTAAAAGCAAAATCTGAAATAATTTTTAACTATAAAATAGGATGAATTTAGATTTAATATTCTTATAAAAATTAACAAAACTTAAATGTTTTTTATAAAATTTTTAGTAATCTTTTTTGCTAAGGTTTGCTTGTGATTAGCTCTGATATAATAGCGACCAAAATAGCGTAGCTATGCGATTTAACGTATTTAACCAATACTTAAATTGTTTAAGCTCAAACTCATAAAGGACTACAATGACGAGAATTCTTACTCTGCTTTTTACATTATTTGTAACAGCAATGGCAACTCAAGGACCAACTGGCGTCAATCAATATAATAGTGCCATTTGGGCGGCTGAAAGGATAGAAAATATCAAGCCATACGAACAAGGTTTGGGGCCGATATTTACTTTTATCCAAGGTAATGATTATTTTGCAATAGCAGCACTTTCTATCATTTTGGCTGTTGTTGGAGCATTTGCATTACACTTTTTAATCATTGGACCAAAACATTTTAGTCATGATGGTAAAAAGGTGTTTGCTTTTTCATTGATCATACGTATAGCTCATGGTTTGGCAGCGATCTCATGGATCATTTTAGTGCCAACTGGTATCATCATTATGTGGGGTGCAGAGCTTGGTGGTGGAACATTTGTGCGTTTCTGTAGATACTTGCACGATACAGCAACTGTGATCTTTGCTGTTTCTGTGCTTCCTATGTTACTTACCTGGACAAAGAGAATGCTTCCAGCAATTTATGATATCAGATGGATGATGATAGTTGGTGGCTATTTATCAAAGAAAAAGAGACCTGTTCCAGCTGGTAAATTTAATGCTGGTCAAAAAGCATGGTACTGGATCGCTATCCCTGGTGGTATCGTTATGATAATTACTGGTGCGATTATGTATTTTACGGACTTCAAAGAGCCAGCGGTTGCTTCTTGGTTTGGTCTTACACAAATTGATCTTTTAAGATACAGCGTAATTATCCATAATTGTCTTGGCATCGCATGTGCAGTATTTTTCTTAGTTCATATTTATATGGCAGCTATTGCTATTCATGGTGCTATTTGGTCGATGATTACTGGATATAAAGAGGAAGAAGAAGTTTATGTTCTTCATCACTACTGGTACCAAGAGCTCGTTAGAGAGAATAAAATTCCAGTATCTGATTATGAAAAGTCTTATACAAATTTAAAATAATTAACTTTACTCTGACCTTGCTAGTAAGCAAGGTCAAAGCTCTCTTTTATCGCATATTTATACATTAAAATTTTTAAAATAATTAATATTTTTTTGGCTATAATCCAAACTAGTTTCAAGGTTTGAAATACTAATTGCAAAAGGAAAAATCATGACAACAATTGATTGTAGAAATTTAGAGTGTCCAAAACCAGTCATAATGACAAAAAATGCACTTGATAGTTTAAGTGAAGGCGAAAGCTTAGAAATTTTGGTAAATGCACTAGCCCCAAAAGAAAATATTTCAAGATTTTTAAAAAATCAAAATATAAACTTTAGCCTCGAAAGCAATGGCAACGAGACTAAAATTTTAGCTACAAAAGGCAAAAATGCGCTTGAGCTTACAAATTTTGATGAGTTTGTCTGCGACATAACACCAAAAAATAATAAAGTACTCTATCTGAATGAAGAGCGCGCGGGAAGTGGCGAAGTAGGAATAAATTTACTATCAAAATTCTTAGGAGCATTTCTTCAAGTTGAGAAAAAACCAAAGATAATAATCTGTGTAAATAACGCTGTAAAGATGACTACAAACCGCTCACACCCAAGCTTTAAGCCGCTTAAAGATCTTGAAGCTGCTGGTGTTAAAATTTTAAGCTGCGGAAGCTGCTTGGAGGCTTATAAGCTAGTAAGTGATCTTGCGATTGGCGAAATTTCAAATGCTTATGAGATCATCGACATACTCTCAACTCACGAGCAAATCAAATTATGATCTATCACGACAAAAAGCTTACGCAGTTCGTTAGAGCCGCTGGTTGAGCTGCTAAGCTTGACCCGTCGGGTCTAAACAAAACGATTAGTAGTTTAAATTTATCTCATCCAAATCTGCTCTCAAGCACCAATTCTAATGAGGATGCGAGTGTCTTTAAAATTTCAAATGATCTTGCACTTGTTCAAACGCTTGACTTTATAACGCCTGTGGTAAATGATCCTTTTATTTACGGTCAAATCGCTGCTGCAAATAGCCTAAGCGACGTCTTTGCAATGGGCGGCGAGGTGATAAATGCTCTAAATATCGTAGGCTTTGATAGTTGTAACTTGGCACCTGAAATTTTAGGCGAAATTTTACAAGGTGGAGCCGATAAAGTAAAAGAGTGTGGCGGTATAATCGTTGGTGGGCATACGATCGAGACACAGCAGATGTATTATGGGCTTAGCGTCACTGGAAGGGTGCATCCTGATAAATTTTGGGCAAATAATACAGCCATAAATGGCAATGTTTTGATACTTACAAAGCCCCTTGGAAGCGGTATTTTAAGTACAGCAATAAAGGCTGATTTATTAAGCATGGAGCAAATAAAAGAGGCTGCAACTATCATGGCACAGCTAAATTTTTATGC comes from Campylobacter concisus and encodes:
- the nspC gene encoding carboxynorspermidine decarboxylase, producing MNEILKNIKTPAYVCEEAKVRKNLELLKYVKEQSGAKILVALKGFAFSGVMDMVGSYLDGATCSGLHEAKFANEYVKGEIHTYSPAFKDEDFDEILKISKHITFNSFAQWQKFKGIALQNGIICGLRVNPEVSLAPTDSYNPCGKFSRLGITRANFKPELLDGITGLHFHALCEESASSLQTVLEAFEKKFGEFIPKMKWINMGGGHHITRADYDVELLIKIVRRFREKYGVEVYLEPGEAVGWQTGFLISSVLDIVHNEKDIAILDTSAEAHMPDTVLMPYRPAVRGESKNGKFAYRFGGNTCLAGDIVGLEAGDAEYKFDSELQIGDRVIFEDQIHYTIVKNTTFNGIKLPDLVLLKENGEVKMIREFGYEEYKRRN
- a CDS encoding formate dehydrogenase subunit gamma is translated as MTRILTLLFTLFVTAMATQGPTGVNQYNSAIWAAERIENIKPYEQGLGPIFTFIQGNDYFAIAALSIILAVVGAFALHFLIIGPKHFSHDGKKVFAFSLIIRIAHGLAAISWIILVPTGIIIMWGAELGGGTFVRFCRYLHDTATVIFAVSVLPMLLTWTKRMLPAIYDIRWMMIVGGYLSKKKRPVPAGKFNAGQKAWYWIAIPGGIVMIITGAIMYFTDFKEPAVASWFGLTQIDLLRYSVIIHNCLGIACAVFFLVHIYMAAIAIHGAIWSMITGYKEEEEVYVLHHYWYQELVRENKIPVSDYEKSYTNLK
- the yedF gene encoding sulfurtransferase-like selenium metabolism protein YedF; amino-acid sequence: MTTIDCRNLECPKPVIMTKNALDSLSEGESLEILVNALAPKENISRFLKNQNINFSLESNGNETKILATKGKNALELTNFDEFVCDITPKNNKVLYLNEERAGSGEVGINLLSKFLGAFLQVEKKPKIIICVNNAVKMTTNRSHPSFKPLKDLEAAGVKILSCGSCLEAYKLVSDLAIGEISNAYEIIDILSTHEQIKL
- the selD gene encoding selenide, water dikinase SelD — its product is MIYHDKKLTQFVRAAGUAAKLDPSGLNKTISSLNLSHPNLLSSTNSNEDASVFKISNDLALVQTLDFITPVVNDPFIYGQIAAANSLSDVFAMGGEVINALNIVGFDSCNLAPEILGEILQGGADKVKECGGIIVGGHTIETQQMYYGLSVTGRVHPDKFWANNTAINGNVLILTKPLGSGILSTAIKADLLSMEQIKEAATIMAQLNFYALKALDGIKVYGATDVTGFGFLGHLSEMLNEKISFEIYEKNVPIIASAKEFADMGIIPEGSYKNREFAKHFVDKEADILLFDAQTSGGLLLAVGEKDAMLAVKRLKEIGYESSAIVGSAVSKSEFGIFLR